In the Oryza glaberrima chromosome 6, OglaRS2, whole genome shotgun sequence genome, one interval contains:
- the LOC127775579 gene encoding protein SHORT INTERNODES 1-like, producing the protein MAGFSLRGGGGGGGGGGGVGGGGGGGRGGERGGGGDHAIGADSLFLYARGAAAAAADTAGSGGGGGGIGFQLWHPQQQAAAAAAAVPHTSQFFSSGVATGVVLGFSSHDGGGGGGHMGGPGGGAGGGRAGTSCQDCGNNAKKDCSHLRCRTCCRSRGFSCATHVKSTWVPAAKRRERQQQLAALFRGAAANNSAAAAAAAAASKRPRELVRTLGRLPSANTAMVATTTSSGEGDGRFPPELSVEAVFRCVRIGAVDEADAELAYQTAVSIGGHTFKGILRDHGPADEAAGQLPPSSAEYHQLTGQGREESSPAGSSEGVGGGHGAATAATSAAVLMDPYPTPIGAFAAGTQFFPHNPRT; encoded by the exons ATGGCGGGATTCTCtctgaggggaggaggaggaggaggcggcggaggaggaggagtcggcggcggcggaggcggggggaggggaggcgaacgcggcggcggcggcgatcacgCCATAGGGGCCGACAGTCTGTTCCTgtacgcgcgcggcgcggccgccgcggccgccgacacggcgggcagcggcggcgggggtggggggaTAGGGTTCCAGCTATGGCACCcgcagcagcaggcggcggccgcggccgccgccgtgccgcacACGTCGCAGTTCTTCTCCTCGGGCGTGGCCACCGGCGTCGTGCTGGGGTTCTCGTcgcatgacggcggcggcggcggcgggcatatgggcggccccggcggcggcgccggcggcggcagggcgggCACCAGCTGCCAGGACTGCGGCAACAACGCCAAGAAGGATTGCTCCCACCTCCGGTGCCGCACCTGCTGCCGGAGCCGCGGCTTCAGCTGCGCCACCCACGTCAAGAGCACCTGGGTCCCCGCCGCCAAGCGCCGCGAGCGCCAGCAGCAGCTCGCCGCGCTcttccgcggcgccgccgccaacaacagcgccgccgctgccgccgccgccgccgccagcaaaCGCCCCCGCGAGCTCGTCCGCACCCTCGGCCGCTTGCCCTCCGCCAACACCGCCATGGTCGCCACCACCACATCCTCAG GCGAGGGAGACGGGAGGTTCCCGCCGGAGCTGAGCGTGGAGGCGGTGTTCCGGTGCGTGCGGATCGGGGCGGTAGACGAGGCGGACGCGGAGCTGGCGTACCAGACGGCGGTGAGCATCGGCGGGCACACGTTCAAGGGGATCCTCCGGGACCACGGgccggcggacgaggcggcggggcagctgccgccgtcgtcggcggagTACCACCAGCTGACGGGTCAGGGGAGGGAGGAATCGTCGCCGGCGGGAAGCagcgagggcgtcggcggcggccacggggcggcaacggcggcgacgtccgCGGCGGTGCTCATGGACCCCTACCCGACGCCCATCGGCGCCTTCGCTGCAGGCACCCAGTTCTTCCCTCATAACCCTAGAACCTAG